A window from Leishmania mexicana MHOM/GT/2001/U1103 complete genome, chromosome 33 encodes these proteins:
- a CDS encoding ribosomal protein S25, translating to MPPKAGQTKKAKMEAANKGAKKTTKKWSKGQSREALQNAVMFDKETYDKLRSEVPKYKLITPSIISDRLKIAVSIAASGLKQLCREKLIRLVSCSSKTRVYTRIVQAAPADAAAAAPAAE from the coding sequence ATGCCGCCGAAGGCTGGTCAGACGAAGAAGGCCAAGATGGAGGCCGCCAACAAGGGCGCGAAGAAGACCACGAAGAAGTGGAGCAAGGGCCAGTCCCGCGAGGCTCTGCAGAACGCCGTGATGTTCGACAAGGAAACGTACGACAAGCTCCGCAGCGAGGTGCCCAAGTACAAGCTCATCACCCCGTCGATCATCTCCGACCGCCTCAAGATCGCcgtctccatcgccgcctctGGCCTCAAGCAGTTGTGCCGCGAAAAGCTCATTCGCCTGGTGTCGTGCTCCAGCAAGACCCGCGTGTACACGCGCATCGTGCAGGCCGCCCCGGccgatgcggctgccgctgctccggCTGCCGAGTAG